The Primulina tabacum isolate GXHZ01 chromosome 16, ASM2559414v2, whole genome shotgun sequence genome window below encodes:
- the LOC142528385 gene encoding uncharacterized protein LOC142528385 — protein MIDVAACENLLRKTAEEGYELLEEMATSSYHPQSERNTPRRNAGVHQVTDFSAVTAQLEALNRKIDSMNVNGTAMRLQEIFCEKCGGEHYVKDCQDSGPFYVNEEAPVNQVGIPNRPRNDPYSNTYNLGWRQLPNFSWGGQGSQTRPQGGQQYTLRNGKVLEQEEKEKEDQRNGAIDTSTSKSSKSTPTPTAQSTIAIPPPFPAALRKAKLDAQFCKFLEILKKLHINIPFADALMQIPSYAKFLKDILANKRKLEDHMTINLTENCSALVQNKIPSKLKDPGTFSIPCVIGDIVFHKALCDLGASINLMPLSVFRKLGLGEPKTTRMSLQLVDRSVKYPRGVIEDVLVKVDKFIFPVDFVVLDMEEDVEMPLILGRPFLVTGKALIDVQEGKLRLRLGEEEITFDVFTALKHTLHTDSCIRIDVVDSLVCNFVQEAMKDPLEATLTTELEDDDLDEEKAEIVAYFNTNHPWRKPMRMRLEDLGEHRDLTPPKSSIEEPPTLELKPLPPHLKYVYIGENNTLPVIISAALTDAMEEQLLQVLKEHKKAFAWKVADIKGISPSICMHKILMEEKYSPLVQPQRRLNPKMQEVVKAETIKLLDSGIIYPISDSAWVSPVQCVPKKGGITVITNEKNELILMRTVTGWRNLRSVLRRCEETNLVLNWEKCHFMVQEGIVLGHKISEYGIEVDKAKVEVIKNLPPPTSIKGAYEDLKERLVTAPVLVALDWDLPFEVMCDASDAAVGVVLGQRRNKAIDDWFPDEQLFEVKYCPWCVAEEEFGKILNHCHDREVGGHFGPTKTASKVLECVFYWPTLFKDARSYVITCDKCQRTELEHRAYWATKALNFNCTAAGERRLLQLD, from the exons ATGATAGATGTTGCGGCCTGCGAAAATCTGTTGAGGAAAACGGCCGAAGAGGGGTATGAGTTACTAGAGGAGATGGCTACTAGCAGCTATCACCCTCAATCTGAGAGGAACACTCCACGAAGGAATGCAGGAGTACACCAGGTAACTGATTTTTCAGCTGTCACTGCACAATTAGAAGCACTTAACAGGAAAATAGACAGCATGAACGTAAACGGGACAGCGATGCGCCtgcaagagatattttgtgaaaaatgcggaGGAGAACATTATGTTAAGGACTGTCAAGACAGTGGTCCTTTCTATGTGAATGAGGAGGCACCAGTGAATCAAGTGGGGATTCCAAATCGTCCGAGGAATGATCCTTATTCAAATACATACAATCTTGGATGGAGACAACtccccaacttctcatggggtggtcaagGCAGTCAGACTCGACCACAAGGAGGACAGCAGTATA CGTTGAGGAACGGAAAAGTACTTGAACAAGAagagaaagaaaaagaagatcAACGAAATGGAGCGATTGACACATCTACAAGTAAATCTTCTAAATCTACACCCacacccactgcacaatctaCAATTGCAATTCCACCACCTTTCCCTGCAGCATTAAGAAAGGCGAAATTGGATGCGCAATTCTGTAAGTTCTTAgagatattaaaaaaattgcacattaatattccttttgctgatgctCTGATGCAAATACCGAGCTATGCTAAATTTCTGAAAGACATCTTAGCTAACAAGAGGAAGTTGGAAGATCACATGACGATAAACTTGACTGAGAACTGCTCTGCATTGGTACAGAACAAGATACCATCGAAACTAAAAGACCCAGGGactttttctattccttgcgtGATTGGTGatattgtttttcataaagcCTTGTGTGATCTTGGAGCAAGTATAAATCTTATGCCGTTATCTGTATTCAGGAAACTCGGATTAGGAGAACCTAAGACAACAAGGATGTCCTTGCAACTAGTAGACAGATCTGTCAAATACCCGCGAGGAGTCATAGAGGACGTCCTGGTAAAGGTagacaaattcatatttcctgTAGATTTTGTagtacttgacatggaggaagacGTGGAGATGCCCTTGATTTTGGGGAGACCATTCCTTGTGACTGGCAAGGCCCTGATTGATgttcaagaagggaagttgagattaaGATTGGGCGAGGAAGAAATTACTTTTGACGTCTTTACTGCTCTTAAGCACACATTGCACACCGATAGTTGTATTAGAATTGATGTTGTGGATTCACTTGTGTGTAATTTTGTGCAGGAGGCCATGAAAGACCCATTGGAAGCCACCCTCACAACTGAATTGGAGGATGATGATTTGGACGAAGAAAAAGCTGAAATAGTGGCATACTTTAATACCAACCATCCATGGAGAAAGCCAATGAGGATGAGACTGGAGGATTTAGGAGAGCACCGAGATTTGACCCCTCCAAAGTCAAGCATCGAGGAACCACCAACGCTTGAGCTCAAACCCTTACCTCCGCACCTAAAGTACGTATACATAGGTGAGAATAACACTTTACCTGTCATTATCTCTGCTGCTTTGACAGATGCTATGGAGGAACAATTGTTGCAAGTTCTCAAAGAGCACAAAAAGGCATTCGCCTGGAAGGTAGCAGACATCAAGGGAATCAGTCCATCgatctgcatgcacaaaatcttGATGGAAGAAAAGTATTCACCCCTCGTGCAACCTCAAAGACgactcaatccaaagatgcaagaggtagtgaagGCTGAAACTATTAAGCTTCTCGATtcaggtattatctatcctatttcCGATAGTGCATGGGTGAGTCCTGTTCAATGTGTGCCTAAGAAAGGTGGGATTACGGTGATCactaatgaaaagaatgaacttaTTCTCATGAGGACTGTTACGGGGTGGAGA AATTTGAGATCCGTGCTGAGGAGGTGCGAGGAGACTAACCTGGTacttaattgggagaagtgcCACTTCATGGTCCAAGAGGGAATTGTCCTAGGTCATAAGATTTCAGAGTATGGAATAGAGGTGGATAAGGCAAAAGTGGAAGTTATCAAGAACTTACCACCTCCGACATCCATAAAGGGA GCATATGAGGATTTGAAGGAGCGCTTGGTGACAGCTCCTGTCTTGGTGGCACTAGATTGGGATCTACCCTTCGAGGTCATGTGCGATGCCAGTGATGCTGCGGTTGGTGTCGTCCTTGGCCAAAGGCGGAACAAG GCTATTGATGATTGGTTTCCTGATGAGCAACTGTTTGAGGTGAAATATTGTCCTTG GTGTGTTGCAGAGGAAGAGTTTGGTAAAATTCTTAACCATtgccatgaccgtgaggtaggtggtcattttggaccaacCAAGACGGCATccaaggtacttgaatgtgtCTTTTATTGGCCAACCCTCTTTAAGGATGCTCGTTCTTATGTGATTACCTGTGATAAATGCCAGCGGACAG AGTTGGAGCATCGAGCATACTGGGCCACAAAAGCATTAAACTTTAACTGTACTGCTGCAGGTGAACGACGTCTGTTGCAACTGGATTAG